In a single window of the Natronosalvus caseinilyticus genome:
- a CDS encoding DUF371 domain-containing protein, with protein sequence MTEVVHARGHEHVSARHASTFEITTDDYLTPAGDCILVIDADRAPADFDPDFVEACRNADATITVSIEADGHVDSVTGRGDPDLEFASERSAVGRTSEYVDERTILLEADVAAKGFDRELVAALADGADARVTFTVSLE encoded by the coding sequence CTGACGGAGGTCGTCCACGCCCGCGGCCACGAGCACGTCTCCGCCCGACACGCGAGCACATTCGAGATTACGACCGACGACTACCTCACGCCGGCCGGCGACTGCATCCTCGTCATCGACGCTGACCGCGCCCCCGCCGACTTCGACCCGGACTTCGTCGAGGCGTGTCGGAACGCCGACGCGACGATCACGGTCTCCATTGAGGCCGACGGGCACGTCGACAGCGTGACAGGGCGGGGGGACCCCGACCTCGAGTTCGCCAGCGAGCGCAGTGCCGTCGGACGAACCAGCGAGTACGTCGACGAGCGGACGATCCTGCTCGAGGCCGATGTCGCCGCCAAGGGGTTCGACCGCGAGCTGGTGGCAGCCCTCGCCGACGGCGCTGATGCACGGGTGACGTTTACCGTGTCGCTCGAGTAA
- a CDS encoding HalOD1 output domain-containing protein, which produces MSSQLDHAPNGEMGLDSTEDETDALTGELVQAIAALEEVPETDVGPLYESVELESVVTLLRHASAHDSTVNVEFEHEGYTITIGSDGTVRIYEGDPQIGQPNESA; this is translated from the coding sequence ATGAGCAGCCAACTCGATCACGCACCCAACGGCGAGATGGGACTCGACTCGACGGAGGACGAAACGGACGCGTTGACGGGAGAACTCGTCCAGGCGATTGCAGCCCTCGAGGAGGTGCCCGAGACCGACGTCGGGCCGTTGTACGAATCCGTCGAACTGGAATCGGTCGTGACGCTGCTGCGTCACGCGAGCGCGCACGATTCGACGGTCAATGTCGAATTCGAACACGAGGGCTACACCATCACCATCGGTTCCGATGGAACCGTTCGAATTTACGAGGGAGACCCACAGATCGGCCAGCCGAACGAATCTGCGTGA
- a CDS encoding UPF0058 family protein, with the protein MRKQELIHLHALAVEVRKDVTEHESVPPGAFDEYDRYGVAPTSIHYNKPRHKESLLLLLDGICRTIGRPPAQELPDGMQ; encoded by the coding sequence ATGCGTAAACAGGAACTCATCCATCTACACGCCCTCGCAGTCGAGGTTCGTAAGGACGTAACCGAACACGAGTCGGTGCCACCGGGCGCGTTCGACGAGTACGATCGGTACGGAGTCGCTCCGACTTCGATTCACTACAACAAGCCTCGGCACAAAGAGAGCCTGCTGTTGCTTCTGGACGGGATCTGTCGTACTATCGGTCGGCCGCCGGCGCAGGAGCTCCCCGACGGGATGCAGTGA
- a CDS encoding MFS transporter, with translation MSRTGISAPIARYYLFQATDSVGFIWPVFTLFLLWKDLTFAQIGTFGAVSALLVVVLEVPTGYIADRLGRRNALAIGMAAMTLSIAGFVVADSFLSFLVLYAVWSVSLAFQSGTADAWLYETLRSGDGEGNETDFARIRGRGGSVHQWVSAMTMIGGGLLYAIEPTYPFLASAALNGAGVAVVLTMPKNAQFDGTSEMNASDCPGVLETLSMLRRLFAGPSFRVFVPLVALFFALVNVADTYIQPITVEVLNGASPVSFLAGPLPEEAALGFLYAGFAVLAAIASYHAETVRSLVGLRTALLTVPVVTAVTMFAPAVVPVLAIPVFFGMKGARALYEPLVNQYLNDQSASVGRATVLSAASMGCALVRIPLKPLAGFVADLTSPITLLALLGGGFLAFALPLVALRSPVPETACSSEERPSIQDASVDGRQSGRD, from the coding sequence ATGAGTCGAACCGGAATTTCCGCGCCGATCGCCAGATACTATCTCTTCCAGGCAACCGATTCGGTCGGCTTCATTTGGCCAGTGTTCACCCTGTTCTTGCTCTGGAAGGATCTCACCTTCGCCCAGATCGGGACGTTCGGGGCCGTTTCGGCACTGCTCGTCGTCGTCCTCGAGGTACCGACGGGCTACATCGCGGACCGACTCGGTCGTCGGAACGCGCTCGCGATTGGGATGGCGGCAATGACGCTGTCGATCGCCGGATTCGTCGTTGCCGATTCGTTCCTCTCGTTTCTGGTTCTCTACGCCGTCTGGTCGGTCTCGCTCGCATTTCAGTCCGGAACCGCGGACGCCTGGCTCTACGAGACGCTTCGGTCGGGAGACGGCGAAGGAAATGAGACGGATTTCGCTCGCATCCGCGGTCGAGGCGGGTCGGTCCACCAGTGGGTCTCCGCGATGACGATGATCGGTGGCGGCCTCCTCTACGCGATTGAGCCGACCTATCCGTTTCTCGCTTCGGCGGCACTCAACGGCGCTGGCGTGGCCGTGGTGCTCACCATGCCGAAGAACGCCCAGTTCGATGGCACCAGTGAGATGAACGCGTCGGACTGTCCTGGCGTACTCGAGACGCTCTCGATGCTTCGGCGGCTGTTCGCGGGTCCATCGTTTCGCGTCTTCGTCCCGCTCGTCGCCCTGTTTTTCGCGCTGGTCAACGTGGCAGACACCTACATTCAACCGATTACCGTCGAGGTGTTGAACGGCGCATCGCCGGTGTCGTTCCTCGCCGGACCCCTGCCGGAGGAAGCTGCGCTCGGATTCCTCTACGCCGGATTCGCCGTCCTCGCGGCCATCGCGAGTTATCACGCGGAAACCGTTCGATCCCTGGTGGGCCTCCGGACGGCGCTGCTGACAGTTCCGGTGGTGACCGCCGTGACCATGTTCGCCCCTGCCGTCGTTCCGGTGCTCGCCATTCCCGTCTTCTTCGGAATGAAGGGGGCTCGAGCCCTGTACGAACCGCTGGTCAATCAGTACCTCAACGACCAGTCGGCGTCGGTCGGTCGTGCTACGGTCCTCAGTGCCGCGTCGATGGGGTGCGCACTCGTGCGCATCCCGTTGAAACCGCTTGCGGGCTTCGTCGCGGACCTGACTTCGCCGATCACGTTACTGGCGCTCCTCGGTGGGGGCTTTCTCGCGTTCGCACTTCCGCTGGTAGCCCTTCGATCCCCGGTCCCCGAAACCGCGTGTTCGAGCGAGGAACGGCCATCGATCCAGGACGCGTCGGTCGATGGACGGCAATCGGGTCGAGACTGA